The genomic DNA GGCCAAGAAGGCCAGAGTGACGCCGCCCGCTGTGATCGCAGCGCCTGCGCCCGTCGTCGCGCCGCCGAAGGCTGTCAAGCCGAAGGCGCCGCGCGCGCCGAAGCCCGCGGCGGCTCCGCAAGCCTCAGCGCCCGTAGCTGCACCGAAGCCTGCCGCGCCCATTGCCGCCCCCGCGCGCGACAACGTCTTCTACGTCACGACCGCGATCGCCTATCCCAACGGCAGCCCGCATATTGGCCACGCCTATGAGGCGATCGCGACCGACGTGCTGGCGCGCTTTGCGCGGCTCGACGGCAAGGACGTGTTCTTCCTGACCGGCACCGACGAGCACGGCCAGAAGATGGTGCAGACGGCGGCCGGCGAGGGCATGTCCGCAGCAGCCCTCGCAACCCGCAATGCCGGCCGCTTCAAGGAGATGGACGAGCGTCTGAACGTATCGTTCGATCGCTTCATCCGCACCACCGAAGAGCAGCATCATCGCTCCAGCCAGGAGATCTGGCGGCGCATGGAGGCGAATGGCGACATCTATGCCGACACCTATGCCGGCTGGTACTCGGTGCGCGATGAGGCCTATTACGCCGAGGACGAGACGCGTCTCAATGACGATGGCGTTCGGCTCGGACCGCAGGGCACGCCGGTCGAATGGGTTGAGGAGAAGAGCTATTTCTTCCGCCTGTCGGCGTACCAGGACAAGCTGCTCGATCTGTACGCGGATCACCCCGATTTCATCGGCCCGGACTCGCGCCGCAACGAGGTGGTGAGCTTCGTCAAGGGTGGCCTGCGCGATCTCTCGATCTCGCGCACCACGTTCGACTGGGGCGTGAAGGTGCCCGGCGACGAAGAGCATGTGATGTATGTCTGGGTCGATGCGCTGACCAACTACATCACCGGCGTCGGCTTCCCCGACGAGAGCGACAAGAACTGGCGTTACTGGCCGGCCGACGTGCACATCATCGGCAAGGACATCATCCGTTTCCACGCGGTGTATTGGCCGGCGTTCCTCCTGTCGGCCGGGATTCCGCTGCCGAAGCGGGTCTATGCCCACGGCTTCCTGTTCAACAGGGGCGAGAAGATGTCGAAGTCGGTCGGCAACGTCGTCGATCCCTTCAACCTTGCCGACCAGTACGGCGTCGACCAGATGCGCTATTTCTTCCTGCGCGAAGTGCCGTTCGGGCAGGATGGCAATTACAACCACGAGGCCATCGTCGCGCGCATCAATGCCGACCTGGCCAATGATCTCGGTAACCTCGCCCAACGCTCGCTGTCGATGATCGCCAAGCAGCTCGGCGGTGTGTTGCCCGAGCCCGGCGAATTCAGCGACAGCGACAAGGCGATCCTGGCGATGGCCGACGGCATGATCGCCGCGTCACGTGAGGCGATGGCGACGCAGCAGATCCATCATTGGCTCAACGCCGTCTGGGCCGTGGTCGCGGAGGCCAACCGTTATTTCGCGGGCGAGGCGCCGTGGGCGCTCGCCAAGACCGATCCGGCCAGGCAGAAGACGGTGCTCTACGTCACCGCTGAAGTCGTGCGCCAGATCGCGATCCTGGCTCAGCCCGCGATGCCGGCCGCATCCAACAAGCTGCTCGACTCTCTTGGTATCCCCGAGGGCGAGCGCAGCTTTGCCATGCTCGGCGGGGCCAAGCGGATCGCGCCGGGCTCGACGCTGCCGGCGCCGACGCCGGCGTTCCCGCGCTACATCGAGCCGGCGGCCTGAAGGCGCTCGCGATGCTGGTCGACAGCCACTGCCATCTGGATTTTCCGGACTTTGCGGAAGATCTCGACGGGATCGTGTCGCGGGCACGCGCGGCCGGCATCGGGCGCATGGTCACGATATCGACGCGGGTGCGAAAGCTGGAGGGCCTGCTCGCGATCGCGGAGCGCTATGACGACGTCTACTGCTCGGTCGGCACCCATCCGCACAACGCGGACGAGGAGGACGGCATCGCACCGGACGAGCTGATCGCGCTCACGGACCATCCCAAAGTCGTCGCGCTCGGCGAGGCCGGGCTCGACTATTTCTACGACAACGGCTCGCCGGAAGCGCAGGCGAGGGGCTTTCGCGCCCACATCGCCGCGGCCCGCGCCACCGGCCTGCCGCTCGTGATCCACACCCGCGAAGCCGACGAGGACTGCGCCCGCATCCTGGAAGAGGAGGCGGGACGCGGATCGTTTCGCGCCGTGCTGCATTGTTACACGGGCGGGCGCGAGCTGGCGCTGAAGGCGGTGTCGCTCGGGCTCTATATCGGTTTCACGGGCATCCTGACCTTCAAGAAGTCGGAAGCGTTGCGCGCGCTCGCGGCCGAACTGCCGGCCGATCGTATCCTGGTCGAAACGGACTCGCCCTATCTTGCGCCGGGCAAGTTCCGCGGCAAACGCAACGAGCCTGCCTATGTGGTGGAGGTCGCAAAGGTGCTGGCAGAGACGCGCGGGGTGTCGTTCGACGAAATCTCGCGCCAGACCAGCGAAAACTTCTTCCGCCTGTTCTCGAAGGTGAAGGCTTGAAACTGGAAACCGCATGACGCTGACGCTGACGATCCTGGGCTGCGGCTCCTCCGCCGGCGTGCCGCGTCCGGCGCTCGGCTGGGGCGCCTGCGATCCCGACAATCCCAAAAACCGCCGCCGGCGCTGCTCGCTGCTGGTCGAACGGATCTCCGAGCATGGCACCACGCGCATCCTGATCGACACCTCGCCGGACCTGCGCGAGCAATTGCTCTCGACCAATGTCGATCACATCGACGCGGTGTTCCTGACGCATGAGCACGCCGATCAGACCCACGGCATGGACGATCTGCGCCCGGTCGTGATGCACATGCGCCGCCGGATCCCGACCTATCTCAACCAGTCGACGGCCAAGGATATCCTGGCGCGCTTCTCCTACTGCTTCATTTCGCCGGAGGGCAGCGACTACCCGCCGATCCTGACGCGGCATTCAATCGAGGCGGGCGAAAGCCAGACCATCCTGGGGAAGGGAGGCGCCGTGACGATGACGGCCTTCCTGGTGCAGCATGGCGCCATACCCGCGCTGGGCTATCGGATCGGGGATGCCGCCTACACACCCGATCTCAACGACATCCCGCGCGAGAGCTGGGGCGCCCTGGAAAACCTCGACCTCTGGATCGTCGACGGCCTGCGCTACACCAGCCATGTCAGCCATTTCAGCATCAACGACGCGCTGTCCTGGATCGAGCGGTTCAAGCCGAAGCGCGCGGTCATCACCAACATGACGGCCGACGTCGACTACGAGGTGATCCGGCAATCGTTGCCCGCGGGCGTCGTGCCCGCCTTTGACGGGCTGCGGCTGGAGACGCATTGAACCTGCGGTAGAAATTCCGTCGCGAGCAGGCATAGTCCTTGCTTGCACCGGCTGCATCATGTTGATCTAACGTCTGAAAGACAGGCGGTTGGCCAGGGGCGATATTCAGGCGGATCGGCGGCGAGCGACATGCGATCGCCGGGCCGGCTGAATCGCCTCGTGCGATGATGGGGATGGTGTGGCAGGGAACGACGTAAAGGCCGGGGGACCAGTGCGCCGCGCGCTCGATCTCCTTTATCTCGGGGCAGGCTACGCCGCCGGCGTCTTCCTGGTTGCGATCTTTGCAATCATGATGATCATGTCGGTCGGGCGCCAATTTGCGATCAACATCCCCGCAGGTGATGATTTCGCCTCCTGGTGCATGGCCGCGCTGGCTTTCCTTGGCCTTGCGCATACCTTCAAGCGCGGAGAGATGATCCGTGTCGGCCTTCTGCTCGAACGGCTGCGTGGGCGGACCAAGTGGATCGCGGAGATCGTGGCACTCGGGATCGCGACCGCCTTCGTCCTCTATTTCACCCGCTATGCCGTGCAGATGACGTACGATTCCTGGCGCTTCAACGATGTGGCGCAGGGCGTCGTCGCGCTTCCGCTCTGGATTCCGCAGCTCGGTTTCGCCGGTGGTCTTGCGATCCTGTCGATCGCGCTGATCGACGAGATGGTCAATGTCATCGGCGGTAACCGGCCCACCTACGAGAGGGGCTCGCCGGACGAGACGCCGGAAGAATTCGTCGAACGCATCTCGCAAGGCGGCGGAGGTTGACCGTGGCCAATCTCGGCATGATCGAGCTGTCATTCGTCCTGCTCGGCGTCATGATCCTGCTGCTGGGAAGCGGCGTCTGGATCGCCGTCTCGCTCGGGCTCGTCGGCTTCGTGGCGATGGCACTGACCACCAGCCTGCCGCTCGGCGCCGTGCTCGCCACCACCACCTGGAGCGCCAGCTCGTCGTGGACACTGGCCGCGCTGCCGCTGTTCATCTGGATGGGCGAGATCCTCTTCCGCACCAAATTGTCGGAAGAGATGTTCCGTGGCCTGTCGCCCTGGGTTCAGTGGCTGCCCGGGC from Bradyrhizobium sp. CCBAU 53351 includes the following:
- a CDS encoding TRAP transporter small permease, producing MAGNDVKAGGPVRRALDLLYLGAGYAAGVFLVAIFAIMMIMSVGRQFAINIPAGDDFASWCMAALAFLGLAHTFKRGEMIRVGLLLERLRGRTKWIAEIVALGIATAFVLYFTRYAVQMTYDSWRFNDVAQGVVALPLWIPQLGFAGGLAILSIALIDEMVNVIGGNRPTYERGSPDETPEEFVERISQGGGG
- a CDS encoding TatD family hydrolase, producing the protein MLVDSHCHLDFPDFAEDLDGIVSRARAAGIGRMVTISTRVRKLEGLLAIAERYDDVYCSVGTHPHNADEEDGIAPDELIALTDHPKVVALGEAGLDYFYDNGSPEAQARGFRAHIAAARATGLPLVIHTREADEDCARILEEEAGRGSFRAVLHCYTGGRELALKAVSLGLYIGFTGILTFKKSEALRALAAELPADRILVETDSPYLAPGKFRGKRNEPAYVVEVAKVLAETRGVSFDEISRQTSENFFRLFSKVKA
- the metG gene encoding methionine--tRNA ligase, producing the protein MATRAKKTAKGKSRKKAAKKAAKTAVKARARKAAKAVKKAAKSKKAAAKKGVKKSAAKASKKAGKKSAKKQAVASKAVKKAVKKPTKKPAKKPTKTPARKVAKKARVTPPAVIAAPAPVVAPPKAVKPKAPRAPKPAAAPQASAPVAAPKPAAPIAAPARDNVFYVTTAIAYPNGSPHIGHAYEAIATDVLARFARLDGKDVFFLTGTDEHGQKMVQTAAGEGMSAAALATRNAGRFKEMDERLNVSFDRFIRTTEEQHHRSSQEIWRRMEANGDIYADTYAGWYSVRDEAYYAEDETRLNDDGVRLGPQGTPVEWVEEKSYFFRLSAYQDKLLDLYADHPDFIGPDSRRNEVVSFVKGGLRDLSISRTTFDWGVKVPGDEEHVMYVWVDALTNYITGVGFPDESDKNWRYWPADVHIIGKDIIRFHAVYWPAFLLSAGIPLPKRVYAHGFLFNRGEKMSKSVGNVVDPFNLADQYGVDQMRYFFLREVPFGQDGNYNHEAIVARINADLANDLGNLAQRSLSMIAKQLGGVLPEPGEFSDSDKAILAMADGMIAASREAMATQQIHHWLNAVWAVVAEANRYFAGEAPWALAKTDPARQKTVLYVTAEVVRQIAILAQPAMPAASNKLLDSLGIPEGERSFAMLGGAKRIAPGSTLPAPTPAFPRYIEPAA
- a CDS encoding MBL fold metallo-hydrolase codes for the protein MTLTLTILGCGSSAGVPRPALGWGACDPDNPKNRRRRCSLLVERISEHGTTRILIDTSPDLREQLLSTNVDHIDAVFLTHEHADQTHGMDDLRPVVMHMRRRIPTYLNQSTAKDILARFSYCFISPEGSDYPPILTRHSIEAGESQTILGKGGAVTMTAFLVQHGAIPALGYRIGDAAYTPDLNDIPRESWGALENLDLWIVDGLRYTSHVSHFSINDALSWIERFKPKRAVITNMTADVDYEVIRQSLPAGVVPAFDGLRLETH